CGGGAGCCGTCGGCCACCACGATACGCGTGTCGTGCGGAACCTTCATGGACTCACTCTCCTGGTTGCCTCGTCGTCGAGGTCATTCTCTCTGGTCTCCGCTTCGCGCGGCGCGCCGCACCTGGGGCGCGAAGCCGGAGGGATTGCGCCGCGCCGGATCGGGACGGACCGGGCAGCGGCTTCCCCTACCAATGCGGTCGGAGACATGTCGTTCCGTCGGCCGGGCTCGCGGGCGGGTTCTGCGCATCGTCCGGAAGGTCGTCCAGTCTTTAATTATTCCAGTAAAAGCCTGGATCCTTTTGCTTTTCACCGCCTCCCTGCGCCGCTATGTAGCCCTTCTTCGCGAGTTGATCCGTCGGTTCCGCGTCCGCCCTGGCGCTGCGGTGGCCGACCCGCGTACGGAGCTTCAGTTGACCGATTTGGCGCAGGAGATCGTCGCCACGCCGGCATCCGGCCGGAGAAAGGCGCGGCCGATGGCCCGGGTCGGCTGGCTCGCCTGGACGTCGCTTGCGCTGTCCATCCTGCTGCTCTCGCCGCTGGTGGCCGTCGTCGCGGCGGCCTTCGGGGTGGACTCCGGCACATGGGGCCACCTTCTGTCGACGGTCCTGCCCACCTATGTGCGCAACTCCGTGCTGCTCGTGCTGGCGGTGACCTGCGGCGTGTTCGTCACCGGCGTGGGCACGGCCTGGCTGGTCACCATGTGCCGCTTTCCCGGCAAACGGGTCCTGGAATGGGCGTTGATCCTGCCGTTCGCGGCCCCCTCCTACGTGGTCGCCTACGCCTACACCGACTTCCTGCAGCATCCGGGGCCTGTGCAGACCTGGCTGCGCGCCGCGACCGGCTGGGGACCGAACGACTACTGGTTCCCGGAGATCCGCTCGCTTGAGGGCGCGGCGCTGATGTTCACCCTCGTGCTCTATCCCTATGTCTACCTGCTGGCCCGAACGGCCTTTCTCAACCAGTCGGCCTGTACGCTGGAAGTGGCGCGAACCCTCGGGCGCGGGCCCTGGCGATCCTTCCTCGGGGTCGCCCTGCCGATGGCGCGTCCGGCGATCGCCGTCGGCATCACGCTGGCACTGATGGAAACGCTCGCCGACTTCGGCACCGTCGCCCATTTCGGCGTGCAGACCTTCACGACCGGCATCTACCGCGCCTGGTTTTCCATGGGCGACCGGGTCGCAGCCGCGCAGCTCTCGCTGGCGCTGGTCAGCGTGGTTCTCCTGATCTTCCTGATCGAGCGCATCCAGCGCGGCGGGCGCGGGTTCGACACGGGACGGCGGTTCGACGCGCTGCCGGAATACCAGCTGCGCGGGGTCCGGGCGGGGCTCGCCACCGTCGCCTGCGTGCTGCCGATCCTGCTCGGGTTCGTCCTTCCGCTCCTGATCCTGGGCCGGCTGAGCTGGCTCAACGCCCATGCCCTGTTCGGCGAGCGGTATGTCGGGCTGATCCTGAACTCCTTCACGCTCGCGGGAAGCGGCGCCGCAGCGACCGTCCTGGTGGGTCTGATCCTGGCCTATGCCGCCCGGATGCGGCCCGGCGCCATGACCACGCTCTCCAACCGGCTGGTCAGCCTTGGCTACGCGCTGCCCGGCTCGATCATCGCGGTCGGATTGCTGATCCCGCTGACCACCTTCGACAACGCGCTTGATTCCTGGATGCGCGCGACCTTCGACATCTCCACCGGCCTGCTCCTGACCGGCACGATCGCCGCGCTGGTCTTCGCCTACATGGTCCGCTTCATGGCGGTCGGGCTGAACACGCTGGAGGCCAGCCTCGGCAAGATCACGCCATCGATCGACGCCGCCGCGCGGACCCTCGGCGCCGGACCCGGCGCCACCCTGTTCCGGGTGCACCTGCCGCTGATTTCCGGCGGGATGCTGACGGCCGCCCTGATCGTGTTCGTCGACATCCTGAAGGAGTTGCCGGCAACCCTGATCATGCGGCCGTTCAACTTCGACACGCTGGCGATCCAGGCCTACCGGCTCGCCTCCGACGAGCGGCTTGCCGAGGCCTCGACCCCGTCGTTGGTAATTATGGCGGTGGGGCTTCTGCCGGTGATCCTGCTCAGCCGCCAGATCGCCAGGAGCCGCCCCGGCGCGCGGTAGCAGCGATGCCGCCAGCCGGTTCGCCTTCCGATTGAACCCCGGACGGATCTTTCCACCACCTTGGCGGTTTCCTCCCCTGACGCAAACGGGGAGCCCGACATCATGTACGAAGCGGTCACGTTCGGCGGCGGGGGGACCCGCTGCTTCTGGCAGGGTGGATTTCTGTCCGCGGTCTCCGAGGATATCGGGCTCAGGCCCAACAGGATCGCGGCGGTCAGCGGCGGCGCCTTGTCCGCCAGCGTCTACACCGCCGGCCTCGCCAACCGCCTGCTCGACATCATGACGGACCGGTTTTCCCGGCGCGATTCCAACATGGATCCGGAAGCGATCACCGATCACAGGGACGTGCTTCCGCACCACTCGCTTTATCGCGACATCGTGGAGTCCACCTTCGCGGAAAAGGAGGCTGTCGAGGCAGTGGCCGAGGGGCCCGCATTCTCCGTCCATCTGGCCCGTCCGCTGAAGGGACCCGGACGTCTCGGCGCCGTTGCGACCATCGCCGTCTACGAACTCGATCTGCACTGGCGCTCCTCGCCGCACCAGCTCTATGCGCGGCGGGCCGGCGCCGAGCCGATAATCGTCGATGGCCGCCAGGCGGCACGGGACGGACGGCTCGTCGACCTGATCGTGACGGCCGCCGCGGTGCCACCGCTGTTTCCGATCCGCCACTGGGACGGCGACAAGGTGATCGACGGCGGCGTGATCGACAATGCGCCGCGCCCGGACTGCAAGGACGGGGAGACCTGTCTGATGCTCCTGACCCGGCGCTACCGCCATATCCCCGAGCGGGACGGCTGCGTCTACGTCTATCCGTCCGAAGAGGTGCCGACCGACAAGGCCGATTTCAGCGATCCGGACGGTGTCCGCCGGACGTTCGAGCTCGGCTGCGACGACGGCCACGCCTTCCTGCGGGCCCAACGGAAGGCTGCGTGACGAAAAAGGCCGGGCGCCTTTCGGCGCCCGGCCCAGATGGAACAATCGGCAAGGGCCGATCTTACTTGTAGCCGACCCGGTCGTAGATCGCCTGGGCCGCAGCCTGGTTTTCGCCGAGCTTCGACAGGTTCATCTCGTCCTCCTTGAAGGTGCCGAGATCGGCCACCGGACCCGCGTTCTCGACGTCGGAGGACACCGGGAATTCATAGTTGCCGGCCGCGAAATATTCCTGGGCGTCGGCGCTCGCCAGATATTCCAGGAAGGCCAGCGCGTTGTCCGGATGGGGAGCGTTCACCGCCATGCCCGCCCCGGAAATGTTCACGTGGGTGCCGGTCGTGTCCTGGTTCGGGAAGACGACGCCGATCTCGTCGGTGCTCCCGGTCAGGCCCGACACGTCTCCGGCGACGCCGCGGACGAAGTAGTAGTGGTTGGCCAGCACAATGTCGCACTCGCCCGAGACGATGCCGCGCAGCTGGTCGGTGTCGCCGCCCTGGGGATCGCGGGCCCGGTTGTTCCAGACGCCCTGCGCCCATTCCTCGGCCGCGTCCTCGCCCTCATTCTCGATGATGGAGGCGAGCAGCGACAGCATGTAGATGTTGGAGCTGGACCGGGTGCAGACCATGCCCTCATATTTCGGGTCGGCCAGATCCTGATAGGTCTCCGGCACGTCTTCCACGCCGTCCTTGTCGTAGAAGATGATCCGCGCCCGCTTGGAGTAGCCGGTCCAAAGGCCGTCCGGATGGCGGAAATGCTCGGGCACCCGCTCGGCGATCAGCTCGGAATGGGCCGGCTGCAGGAGGCCCGCCTCCTCGGCGCGCCAGAGACGGCCGGCGTCGGTGGCGATGAAGACATCGGCCGGGCTGTTGCGGCCCTCGCTCTTCATCCGCTCGATGAGAACGTCGGCGCTGTCCTCGATCCGATTGACCTTGATGCCGGTGGCTTCCTCGAACCCGCTGTAGAGCTGCTCGTCATTGTCGTAGTGGCGCGAGGAATAGATGTTCACCTCGCCCTGCGCGGCGGCCGCGGCGGGGATCGACGCCACGATGGCCGCGGCAACCGTCAGCCGCAGAGTACTGCCCAGCATTGTTTCCTCCTGGATCGAATTCACACAGAAAGCAACCGCTCGACCTATCGCCAGCGGCCTCCCGCGGAGGAATGTTGTGCATTAGCCAGCAAAGTCAACAATAACCGAAAAGACAGTAAATAGAATAATTAAAATATACTACCCGGCTAAACCTGTTTCGGAAAACAATACGCCCCTATCGGCGATTAATCCCGACTCACGCAGCTCCAATTAGGACGGAAGATCTTCAGGCGGCGGCGCCGTCGACATCGAGAATGTCGGCCGCCTCGACCCGCTCGCAGCTCCAGCAGCGCGCACCCGGGCACTTGCAGCATTCGCCGCCACCGGCGGTGTCGTGCAGGCGGGCATGTTCGGTGGCGTGGCTGAGACAGTTCCCGCACTTCGGACGCTTGCCGAGCGCACGATAGAGCTGGCCGACGGTGATCGGGCCGACCGGACGAACCGCTCGGACCCGTGAGACCGCCTCACGGATATCGTGGTGGGACAATGCGTTGCAGGAGCAAACGATCATGAACGCCTCAACACTCCGACCGGTCAACCTGCGATTGCCCGGCCGCATTCAGTGACCTGAGAAAACACAAGCCACCGCCTTCTCGTCAAGAAGAAAAAGACAAGTCTAAATTAGAACAAATCGCATCTAAGATGCCGGCAGGCGGCCGATTTCAAGTTAAAATAATTCTAAATTATGAATTCGGCTGAAAATACAACGGAGCCGACCCGGCAGTTCCCGCGATCTACCACGGGTAGGAGAAGACATGGGGAGACAAGGTGTCGCGATCAAGATCGGCCCACAACCGGCCACGATGCCGGACACGGCGGAGCGGCATGGTGCAATACGCCATTGTGCGCGGACGGATAGTGGAGTCATGGTCGACCCAGGCTGAGACGTGCCGGATCGCGCGGCCGATCATCGGAGATGGGGCAATGGCACCGAAGCGGGCTGACGAGGGGTTCCGACCGACGCACCGGGGTGGGCGGCACCGGCCGGACGTGGAGCCCGACGGACGGCTGAGGCGTGCGGTCTGCCGGGGGCTGACCATTCGCAAAGCGGTTGCGGCGGCCCTTCAGGCGGGCGCGGTGATCGTCGCCGCCCTTTCCGGCGGCGCGGCGGCCCATGCACAGACGGTCCCCGGCACGGGCGAGGAGGTGGTGCTCTCCGCGAGCAGGGACGACATGCAGTTCCTGGCCGGCCGCTCCGTCACGATTTCCGCCGACGTGCGCAACGATGTGGTGGCCGCCGGCCAGGACGTGACGATCGACGGAGCGGAAGTGGGGACCGCGATCATCGCCGGCTACGAGGTGTCGCTCGTCAGCGGGGCGGCCTCCGACCTGATCTCGGTGGCCGACCGGCTGTCCATTTCCGGCGAAGTCCAGGACGACATGATCGCCGCAGCCCGGCGCATCGCAATCACCAGCTCGGGCACCGTCACCGGGGACGCCCGGCTGGCCGCCGAAACGCTGCAGATCGATGGGCGGATGGCCGGCTCCCTCAAGGCGGCCGCACGGCGCATCGTGCTGAACGGCACCTTCGAAACCAGGATCGACGTGATCGCCCAACACATCGTGATCGGCGAAAACGCGCAGTTGCGTGGCGGACTGGAGTATCGAAGCCCCGATCCGCCTCAGATCGCCGAAGGCGCGCAGATCGACGGGGAGATCACCCGCAAGGAACTGAACCTGCCGGATCTGCGCAAGATCGGGCTCGCCCTGATCGGGATCGGCCTGGTCCTCGCCGTCTCCTGGCTCATCTGCGTGATCGCCATGCTGAGCCTGATTCAGGCGGCGTTTCCGGGTCTCGGTCTGGGCGCCGCCACCCGGGCGCTGGACCGGCCCCTGGCCAGTCTGGGGCTCGGCGTGGCCGTGGTCCTCGGAGGACTCGTCCTCTCGATGACGCTCATCGTCTCGGTGCTCGGTCTCCCTGCCGGCCTGGCGCTGCTGCCGGCCCTTGCGATGATCAAGCTGTTCGGCCTCGCTGCCGCCTCTCTCGCCGTCGGACTTCTGCTGCGCCGCGCCCTGCGCGGGCCGGGGATCCCCGGCGTGGGCAGCCAGATCGGCTGGCTGATCGCCGGCACGATCGTGCTGGTTCTGGTGCTGTTCATCCCGTTCGTCGGCGGGCTCGTGGCACTCTTGGTCCTGCTGGCCGGCATCGGCGCCATGATGGCGGAGGCGTGGGTCAGGCTCCGACCGGGCGGCGAGGCGCAATAGCCGCAGCCGCGAAAATCGGCGGGAGGTGCGGGAACGTCGTCCCGCCTTCCTTGGTTTCTTTGGAACAGGTCAAGGGCTGAGGGGCTCCGACAGTCGACCTTCCGACGAAACCAGGGAGCCGCAGATGGCCACTTCCAAGGCATCCGAACTCAAGGATACCGCCTTCGCCGACCAGAAGGTGCTCAGGGGCACCGGCGGCGAGACCCATCAGGTCGCGGGCGGCGACGTCAAACCGCTGACCACCCAGCAGGGAATGCCCGTCTCCGACGATCAGAATTCGCTGAAGGCCGGCGCGCGCGGCCCGACCCTGCTGGAGGATCAGCACTTCCGCGAGAAGATGTTCCACTTCGACCACGAGCGCATTCCCGAGCGCATCGTGCACGCCCGCGGCTACGGCGCCCACGGCTTCTTCGAGACCTACGAGTCGCTTTCCGACATCACCTCGGCCGACATCTTCCAGCGCGCCGGCGAGAAGACCGACGCCTTCGTCCGCTTCTCGACCGTTGCCGGCAACAAGGGCTCGGCCGATCTCGCCCGCGACGTGCGCGGCTTCGCGGTGAAGCTCTACACCAAGGAAGGCAACTGGGACATCGTCGGCAACAACATCCCGGTGTTCTTCATCCAGGACGCGATGAAGTTTCCCGACCTGATCCATGCCGCCAAACAGGAACCGGACCGCGGCTTCCCCCAGGCCCAGACCGCCCACGACAATTTCTGGGACTTCATGTCGCTGATGCCGGAAGCGATGCACATGGTCATGTGGATCATGTCCGACCGCACGATCCCCCGCTCGCTGCGGTTCATGGAAGGCTTCGGCGTCCACACGTTCCGCATGATCAATGCGGAGGGCAAGTCGACCTATGTGAAGTTCCACTGGAAGCCGAAGCTCGGCATGCAGTCGGTTGTCTGGAACGAGGCGCTGAAGCTCAACGGCGCCGACCCGGACTTCCACCGGCGCGACCTGTGGGACGCGATCCAGATGGGCGACTATCCGGAGTGGGAGCTGGGCCTGCAGCTCTTCGACGACGATTTCGCCGACAAGTTCGACTTCGACGTGCTCGACGCGACCAAGCTCATTCCCGAGGAGGATGTGCCGATCCGCACGGTCGGACGCCTTGTGCTGGATCGCTGCGTCGACAACTTCTTTGCCGAGACCGAGCAGGTCGCCTTCCATACCGCCAACATCGTTCCCGGGATCGACTTCACCAACGACCCGCTGCTGCAGGGCCGCAACTTCTCCTATCTCGATACCCAGCTGAAGCGCCTCGGCGGTCCGAACTTCTCCCACCTGCCGATCAACGCGCCGCGCTGCCCGTTCCACCACTTCCAGCAGGACGGCCACATGGCCTTCACCAACCCGAAGGGCCGCGCCAACTACGAGCCGAACTCGTGGGGTCCGGAAGAAGGCGGTCCGCGCGAGGATCCGGAGCGCGGGTTCCGCTCCCATCCCGAGCCGATGGAAGGGGAGAAACGGCGTGTCCGCGCCGAGCTGTTCGCCGACCACTACAGCCAGGCCCGCCAGTTCTACATCTCCCAGACGGAGACCGAGCAGCGGCACATCGCCGATGCCCTGATCTTCGAGCTGTCCAAGGTGGAAACTCCGGCCATCCGCGCCCGGGTCGTGTCGCATCTCCTCAACATCGACGAGGATCTCGCCAAGAAGGTCGCCGGCGGCCTGCGGCTCAAGGAGATGCCCGCGCCCGCCGATGCGGCGAAGCCGACCAAGACCGACCTGAAAGCCTCGCCGAAGCTCTCCATCCTGCTGAACGGACCGGACAGCTTCAAGGGCCGCAAGGTCGGCTGCCTGGTGACCGACGGGGTCGATATCGATCTGGTGAAGGGCCTGAAGCAGGCGCTCGAGGCCGAAGGGGCCCTGATCGAGTTCGTCGCCCCGGAGGTCGGCGGCGTCGAGGCCTCCGACGGCACCTGGATCGAGGCGCAGCAGAAGGTGAACGGCGGCCCTTCGCTGCTCTACGATGCCGTCGCGATCCTCACCAGCGCCGAGGGCGTCCAGACGCTGGAGAACGAGGCCACCGCCAAGGACTTCGTCTCCGACGCCTTCGCCCACGCCAAGTTCATCGCCTACAACAAGCCGGCGACGTCGCTGTTCGATCGCGCCGGCGTCGACGAACTGGACGGTGGCTTCTTCGCGCTGACGTCGGGGAGCGATGCCAAGGGGTTCGTCGAGGCCTGCCGCGGCGTGCGCTTCTGGGAGCGCGAACCGAAGGCCCACGCAGCCTCGGCCTGATCCATCGTCGCCTCCGCAAAAAGAAAGGCCGGCCGCAATTCACGGCCGGCCTTTTTTGTGTCCTGCGGTGCTGGCCCGGGAGTTACATCGCTTCCTTGATGCCGGAGCGGATCAGCCACCAGTTGACCGGATAGGCCGTCACGAAGCCGCAGATCATGGCAATCTGCATCATGAACCAGAACTCGATGGAGACAACCTCGAGCTTCGCTCCCAAAAGCGCTCCGAACAGCCAGAAATGGGCGACCGCCATGAAGCCGTACATGCCGACCTGCCAGGCGGTCAGCGACAGCGCGTCGGCCTTCACCGCGGCCACGAGCCCCTGCCAGGGCGACAGTCCGCGCATCGGCTTGATGGAATAGTACTGGAAGGCGATCCCGAACCCGAACGCGAACAGATAATCGACGATCCACACCGCAAACATCTTCTCGCTGAAGATCGAGCGGTAGCCGAACCAGACCGCGATCACCGGAACCAGCACCACGAGCCATTCGGCGACGATGTCGCCCAGCGTGCAGCCGGCGCCGCAGTGCGAGGTGCCCTTGCCGACGGAGACCGGGAAGGAGCTATCGCCGTGTCCGCCCTCTTGGCCGCCCTCGCCCGAGGAAACATTGCGGCCGATCCGGTGATAGGCCCAAAGGACGAAGAGGCTGCCGGACAGCGCCACCAGCGGCCAGACCAGGTTCATGATCCACATGTGCTGCGGATGTTTGCGCTCGTCGAGCGCGATCCAGACGGCGCAGACGATGCCGGCTGCGACCGAGACGATTGCGAGCCAGTGAAGCCACATCGGGACCATTCGGGTCTCCTTTTTTGAACCTTGCCAGATGGCGACCGCGCGCACCGCGCAGGCCGCAGGATCAGGACCGGTTCTGTTTCGACAGGTCCGCGCGGACGAGCGCAGCGAGCAGGCGCGGAAACGTTTCCCGATCGACCAGCTTGGCGAGATCCTCGCCGGTTTCCGCCAGCCCCAGCTTCCGCGCGCTTTCGAGCGACTTCCGGTCGACATAGGGATGCAGTTCGGGCCATGCGAGCTGCGCTTCCCGGCAGAAGATGTCGACGCCGGTGTCGCCGATCCCCTTGAATTCCTTGAGGAGCCGGCGCTCCGTGGCCGGATCGCCGTCCGCCTTTTCGCGGAGCTTCCTCAGATCGCCGCCATAGTCCCGGATCAGCTTGTCGGACAAGTCTTCGAGCCGCTCTGACGTGCTTTCGTCATAGCGAGCGTACCCGGCTTCGTTCAGAACGCGGGTGCGGTCTTCCCACGTCGCGGCCTTCATCTTCTGCGGCGTGGTCCAGCCTTGCCGGCTGAGAGCCTCGGCAGCGGACATGGCGAGATCGGCGGAAATCCGGGTGCTGAAGAGCAACGAGGCGACCAGCCAGCGGAACAGCGGCGAGGGCGTGTTGCGCGACAGATCGAGACCCAGCTCCTCGGAGTAGGTTCGGGCGCCGGAGATAAACCGCCGGGCCTGCGCTTTCCTGTCTTTGGCGTCGCTGCTCATGATTTCCTCCTGTCCAGAGGATCGCCGTCCCTGACGCAATTGGCGGAGCTTGCCCCGTCAACGATGCGAGGACGAAGAGGTTTCCCGCTCGTCCGGCTTCTGCCGCCATGGCCCCGGACGGCGAAAGACCCGCCGACCGAGGGCCGACGGGTCCATTTCGACGCGGCGATCAGGTCGATCGGCCCGATTGGGGCCCGATCAGCGACCGCGCGCCATGATCATGCGGGACGCTTACCCGGCGTTCTGCTCGTTGCCGAGCGAATTGAAGTAGTCGTCGTTCTGGGTGCGCCACTGTTCGTCACGGGTCCACTCGAAATTGCCCTGATCGAAGCGCGGCGCGTCTTCGAGCTGCTCTTCCGACATCGGCAGGTAGTAGACTTCATCGCCCTGCGCGACGTGGATCATCTCGAAGGGAACCGCGGAGGCTTCTTCGCCGAGGCCGAGAAAGCCGCCATAGGTCACGACCGCATAGGTCGGATGACCCTGGTTGCCGAGAACGAGATCGTCGACTTCGCCGATCCATTCGTCGTCGCGGCTGCGCAGATCGGCGCCGAGAATGTTGTCGGCGCGCACCTGACCGTCCATCTCTCCGATCGCGGTGGCGTTCTGGAAGGTCGGCTGACCCTGGGCCTGAGCCTGGTCAGCGTTCATGTTCTGCTGCTGGCTGTTGCTGGCCTGCTGCTGGGTCTGCGCGTTCTGCTGGTTCCCGGACTGCTGATTGCCGGTCTGGTCCATCCGCGACTGCTTCGCATCCCCGGGATTCTCGGTGATGTCGTGAACCGCATCGGCGATCGACTGGCAGGCTTCGGTCTTGCCGTAGGCCTGGAGCGTTTGGGCCGCATCCCGCAGCTCGCGCAGATCGCGCATCATCTGACCGCTGTACTCGGCCCGCTGCTCGGGATTGTTGGCGAACTGCTGCTCGATCTGCTGATTGACGACGCTGCAGTCACCCGAGTTCATGTTGGAGTTGTCGCTCTGCGCCATGGCGGGAACGCTCATCCCGGCGAACAGCGCGACGGCGGCGACGGACGTGGTCTTCAAAAACATATGCATGCCTCCTTTTCACAAATGTGAATCGGCTTCCTCTTAGGGCGAGGTATTTCGGGCGCAAACCATCGACCGGCCGCCTTGACCGGACCACGGTTTACTTCCAATTCAGCTAAATTTCGCATATTCCGGATCTGGAATATGAATTCCCTTGATGAGATCGGTTTAACCTATCTCAATCTATCCTTCGACTTGCGAGCAATGCGCTCGCTTTGTCGTGTCGGCTAACGACGAATTCAGACCGTTGTTCCAAAATTTCTGAGAAGAAATCTTCAAGGCATCGGGCGATGCCGGTCCGGGATGGCCTCATTCCTCCGCCAGGCCGGGCGGCAGAAACCGTTCCAGATGCCGCAGCTTGTCCGGATTGCGCGTCACGTACACGGCACGGATCCGCCCGTCCTCGATGTCGAGCGCCATCGTCTGGCGGGCCCCGTCCGCCTCCACCGAAAAGCGTCCGGCAAGCCCGTTGATCCGCATCGGCCGGACGAAGCGCGGCGGCCCGGCGCCCGCCTTTTTCGCCAGCCCGGCGAAGAAGCGGGCCACCCGGTCCCGGCCGGCGATGACGTTGAGGGCCGCCCGGGCGCGGCCGCCCCCGTCCGTCCGCAGGGTTGCGTCTTCGGCGAGAAGAGCCTGCAGGTGAGCTGCATCGCCGCTTCTGACCGCCGCGAAGAAGGCGTCGGCGATGCGGTCCCGATCAACGGCGTCGAGAACGAAGCGCGGCCGCTCCGAGCGCACCTGCGACCGGGCCCGGCTGGCAAGCTGGCGGCAGGCGGCGGGCGTCCGGCCGAGCGCCGTCGCGACCTCGTCGAAACCGATGTCGAAGACGTCGTGCAGGAGAAAGGCCGCACGCTCGAGCGGGGACAGCCGCTCGAGCGCCAGCATCAGCGCGATGGAGACACCTTCGCCGACCGGATCGAGGTCCGCCGAGGGATCGGGGTCCTCGACGATCGGTTCGGGCAGCCACGGGCCGACATAGGTTTCGCGCCTGCGGCTTGCACTCTTCAGCCGGTCCAGTGCGAGCCGGGTGACGACACGGGTGAGATAGGCCGCTGGCTCCGCGACCTTTTC
The DNA window shown above is from Amorphus orientalis and carries:
- a CDS encoding ABC transporter permease codes for the protein MTDLAQEIVATPASGRRKARPMARVGWLAWTSLALSILLLSPLVAVVAAAFGVDSGTWGHLLSTVLPTYVRNSVLLVLAVTCGVFVTGVGTAWLVTMCRFPGKRVLEWALILPFAAPSYVVAYAYTDFLQHPGPVQTWLRAATGWGPNDYWFPEIRSLEGAALMFTLVLYPYVYLLARTAFLNQSACTLEVARTLGRGPWRSFLGVALPMARPAIAVGITLALMETLADFGTVAHFGVQTFTTGIYRAWFSMGDRVAAAQLSLALVSVVLLIFLIERIQRGGRGFDTGRRFDALPEYQLRGVRAGLATVACVLPILLGFVLPLLILGRLSWLNAHALFGERYVGLILNSFTLAGSGAAATVLVGLILAYAARMRPGAMTTLSNRLVSLGYALPGSIIAVGLLIPLTTFDNALDSWMRATFDISTGLLLTGTIAALVFAYMVRFMAVGLNTLEASLGKITPSIDAAARTLGAGPGATLFRVHLPLISGGMLTAALIVFVDILKELPATLIMRPFNFDTLAIQAYRLASDERLAEASTPSLVIMAVGLLPVILLSRQIARSRPGAR
- a CDS encoding patatin-like phospholipase family protein, producing MYEAVTFGGGGTRCFWQGGFLSAVSEDIGLRPNRIAAVSGGALSASVYTAGLANRLLDIMTDRFSRRDSNMDPEAITDHRDVLPHHSLYRDIVESTFAEKEAVEAVAEGPAFSVHLARPLKGPGRLGAVATIAVYELDLHWRSSPHQLYARRAGAEPIIVDGRQAARDGRLVDLIVTAAAVPPLFPIRHWDGDKVIDGGVIDNAPRPDCKDGETCLMLLTRRYRHIPERDGCVYVYPSEEVPTDKADFSDPDGVRRTFELGCDDGHAFLRAQRKAA
- a CDS encoding extracellular solute-binding protein, with product MLGSTLRLTVAAAIVASIPAAAAAQGEVNIYSSRHYDNDEQLYSGFEEATGIKVNRIEDSADVLIERMKSEGRNSPADVFIATDAGRLWRAEEAGLLQPAHSELIAERVPEHFRHPDGLWTGYSKRARIIFYDKDGVEDVPETYQDLADPKYEGMVCTRSSSNIYMLSLLASIIENEGEDAAEEWAQGVWNNRARDPQGGDTDQLRGIVSGECDIVLANHYYFVRGVAGDVSGLTGSTDEIGVVFPNQDTTGTHVNISGAGMAVNAPHPDNALAFLEYLASADAQEYFAAGNYEFPVSSDVENAGPVADLGTFKEDEMNLSKLGENQAAAQAIYDRVGYK
- a CDS encoding (2Fe-2S)-binding protein — protein: MIVCSCNALSHHDIREAVSRVRAVRPVGPITVGQLYRALGKRPKCGNCLSHATEHARLHDTAGGGECCKCPGARCWSCERVEAADILDVDGAAA
- a CDS encoding polymer-forming cytoskeletal protein, coding for MAPKRADEGFRPTHRGGRHRPDVEPDGRLRRAVCRGLTIRKAVAAALQAGAVIVAALSGGAAAHAQTVPGTGEEVVLSASRDDMQFLAGRSVTISADVRNDVVAAGQDVTIDGAEVGTAIIAGYEVSLVSGAASDLISVADRLSISGEVQDDMIAAARRIAITSSGTVTGDARLAAETLQIDGRMAGSLKAAARRIVLNGTFETRIDVIAQHIVIGENAQLRGGLEYRSPDPPQIAEGAQIDGEITRKELNLPDLRKIGLALIGIGLVLAVSWLICVIAMLSLIQAAFPGLGLGAATRALDRPLASLGLGVAVVLGGLVLSMTLIVSVLGLPAGLALLPALAMIKLFGLAAASLAVGLLLRRALRGPGIPGVGSQIGWLIAGTIVLVLVLFIPFVGGLVALLVLLAGIGAMMAEAWVRLRPGGEAQ
- a CDS encoding catalase; the protein is MATSKASELKDTAFADQKVLRGTGGETHQVAGGDVKPLTTQQGMPVSDDQNSLKAGARGPTLLEDQHFREKMFHFDHERIPERIVHARGYGAHGFFETYESLSDITSADIFQRAGEKTDAFVRFSTVAGNKGSADLARDVRGFAVKLYTKEGNWDIVGNNIPVFFIQDAMKFPDLIHAAKQEPDRGFPQAQTAHDNFWDFMSLMPEAMHMVMWIMSDRTIPRSLRFMEGFGVHTFRMINAEGKSTYVKFHWKPKLGMQSVVWNEALKLNGADPDFHRRDLWDAIQMGDYPEWELGLQLFDDDFADKFDFDVLDATKLIPEEDVPIRTVGRLVLDRCVDNFFAETEQVAFHTANIVPGIDFTNDPLLQGRNFSYLDTQLKRLGGPNFSHLPINAPRCPFHHFQQDGHMAFTNPKGRANYEPNSWGPEEGGPREDPERGFRSHPEPMEGEKRRVRAELFADHYSQARQFYISQTETEQRHIADALIFELSKVETPAIRARVVSHLLNIDEDLAKKVAGGLRLKEMPAPADAAKPTKTDLKASPKLSILLNGPDSFKGRKVGCLVTDGVDIDLVKGLKQALEAEGALIEFVAPEVGGVEASDGTWIEAQQKVNGGPSLLYDAVAILTSAEGVQTLENEATAKDFVSDAFAHAKFIAYNKPATSLFDRAGVDELDGGFFALTSGSDAKGFVEACRGVRFWEREPKAHAASA
- a CDS encoding DUF4396 domain-containing protein; this encodes MVPMWLHWLAIVSVAAGIVCAVWIALDERKHPQHMWIMNLVWPLVALSGSLFVLWAYHRIGRNVSSGEGGQEGGHGDSSFPVSVGKGTSHCGAGCTLGDIVAEWLVVLVPVIAVWFGYRSIFSEKMFAVWIVDYLFAFGFGIAFQYYSIKPMRGLSPWQGLVAAVKADALSLTAWQVGMYGFMAVAHFWLFGALLGAKLEVVSIEFWFMMQIAMICGFVTAYPVNWWLIRSGIKEAM
- a CDS encoding PRC-barrel domain-containing protein, which encodes MFLKTTSVAAVALFAGMSVPAMAQSDNSNMNSGDCSVVNQQIEQQFANNPEQRAEYSGQMMRDLRELRDAAQTLQAYGKTEACQSIADAVHDITENPGDAKQSRMDQTGNQQSGNQQNAQTQQQASNSQQQNMNADQAQAQGQPTFQNATAIGEMDGQVRADNILGADLRSRDDEWIGEVDDLVLGNQGHPTYAVVTYGGFLGLGEEASAVPFEMIHVAQGDEVYYLPMSEEQLEDAPRFDQGNFEWTRDEQWRTQNDDYFNSLGNEQNAG
- a CDS encoding sigma-70 family RNA polymerase sigma factor, whose product is MTLEPQEGSVSTPALDAFEANRVRLFSIAYRMLGSVADAEDAVQDAFLRWHGADTEKVAEPAAYLTRVVTRLALDRLKSASRRRETYVGPWLPEPIVEDPDPSADLDPVGEGVSIALMLALERLSPLERAAFLLHDVFDIGFDEVATALGRTPAACRQLASRARSQVRSERPRFVLDAVDRDRIADAFFAAVRSGDAAHLQALLAEDATLRTDGGGRARAALNVIAGRDRVARFFAGLAKKAGAGPPRFVRPMRINGLAGRFSVEADGARQTMALDIEDGRIRAVYVTRNPDKLRHLERFLPPGLAEE